A region from the Sulfitobacter sp. D7 genome encodes:
- a CDS encoding hybrid sensor histidine kinase/response regulator, whose protein sequence is MQITDDQTKALTQAGLNLIAQALTIYDSDLRLAVCNGPFQSMFDLPDELVTPGAPFEDTIRHLAGTGEYGEVTDVDAFVAERVEQAQAFVPHYMERTRANGRTISVEGSPLPQGGWVTVYTDITNTKRQEALLRARSDALSDQLLSHAEQLAASNRKLEATITALEEAKRQVTESEARTRLTTEMMPAHIAHVDENGRYIYSNRRLSSVMPGRPSNIYGLHISDALGASAYARIKPALTQAYAGSPAVIEFTHDASARRIRGAFTPDGRGGVYILSMDITEETQTRVALQQTLKRELASRMISGLAHDFSNLLTIILGMQSKLARLPDMPRQAGEWVEGTLAAARRGGTLLSSIADVTEPRALRPAATDLADLLNELSTLAAPTLPPKCALVVRNDAPEGAVLLDKGRVQDALLNLILNARDACGAQGTITLTQRLVHDTWTEWVIHDTGPGFSPSALERGVEPFFTTKGSEGSGLGLSMVYDMTKSAGGDLRLSNAPEGGAQISLRLPYRATVPATTGLVLLVEDTSDIRAVVRDMLMDQGHSVIEATSADEATALIADLPDITLVLSDIQLTGEGTGIDLARRVGSSLPLLLMTSLPADHPLFVEAQTLAPVLRKPFEKDDLQALIAPLKATAP, encoded by the coding sequence ATGCAGATCACCGATGACCAAACCAAAGCCCTGACCCAAGCCGGTCTGAACCTGATCGCTCAGGCGCTGACGATCTATGACAGCGACCTGCGCCTTGCGGTCTGCAACGGGCCGTTTCAATCCATGTTCGACCTGCCCGATGAACTGGTCACTCCCGGCGCGCCCTTTGAGGATACGATCCGCCATCTTGCCGGAACCGGCGAATATGGCGAGGTCACGGATGTCGATGCCTTCGTGGCCGAGCGTGTCGAACAAGCGCAGGCCTTTGTGCCGCATTACATGGAACGCACCCGCGCGAACGGGCGCACCATCAGCGTCGAAGGCTCCCCGCTGCCGCAGGGCGGCTGGGTCACCGTCTATACCGACATCACCAACACCAAACGGCAAGAGGCGCTGTTGCGCGCGCGGTCCGATGCGCTGAGCGATCAACTGCTCTCCCATGCCGAACAGCTCGCCGCCAGCAACCGCAAACTCGAAGCGACGATCACAGCGCTGGAAGAAGCCAAACGGCAGGTCACCGAAAGCGAAGCCCGAACCCGCCTGACAACCGAGATGATGCCCGCCCATATCGCCCATGTCGACGAGAATGGCCGCTATATCTATTCCAACCGCCGTCTGAGCAGTGTGATGCCGGGGCGGCCCAGCAATATCTACGGTCTGCACATCAGCGACGCGCTTGGGGCCTCCGCCTATGCGCGGATCAAACCGGCGCTGACCCAAGCCTATGCGGGCAGCCCGGCGGTGATCGAGTTCACTCATGACGCCTCTGCCCGCCGGATACGCGGTGCCTTCACCCCCGATGGGCGCGGCGGGGTTTACATCCTGTCGATGGACATCACCGAAGAAACCCAGACCCGCGTCGCCCTGCAACAGACGCTGAAACGCGAGCTCGCCTCACGGATGATCTCTGGGCTGGCGCATGATTTCTCAAACCTTTTGACGATCATTCTGGGGATGCAGTCGAAACTTGCCCGCCTGCCTGACATGCCGCGCCAAGCGGGCGAATGGGTCGAAGGCACCTTGGCCGCCGCGCGGCGGGGCGGCACGCTGCTGAGTTCCATCGCCGATGTGACAGAACCCCGCGCCCTGCGCCCCGCGGCCACCGATCTCGCCGATCTGCTGAACGAGCTTTCGACCCTCGCCGCCCCCACTCTGCCGCCGAAATGCGCGCTGGTGGTGCGCAATGACGCGCCGGAGGGGGCTGTCCTGCTCGATAAAGGGCGGGTGCAGGACGCGCTTTTGAACCTCATCCTCAACGCCCGCGATGCCTGCGGCGCGCAGGGCACGATCACGCTGACCCAACGGCTGGTGCATGACACATGGACCGAATGGGTGATCCACGATACCGGGCCGGGCTTCTCTCCCTCTGCGCTGGAGCGTGGGGTCGAGCCCTTTTTCACCACAAAGGGCAGCGAGGGGTCGGGGCTGGGCCTGTCGATGGTCTACGACATGACCAAATCCGCAGGCGGCGATCTGCGGCTGAGCAATGCCCCCGAGGGCGGCGCGCAGATCAGCCTGCGCCTGCCCTACCGCGCCACCGTGCCCGCCACGACAGGACTGGTGCTGCTGGTCGAAGATACGAGTGATATCCGCGCTGTGGTGCGCGACATGTTGATGGATCAGGGCCATTCGGTGATCGAGGCCACCAGCGCCGATGAGGCCACGGCCCTGATCGCTGATCTGCCCGACATCACCCTTGTCCTCTCGGACATCCAACTCACCGGCGAAGGCACCGGCATCGACCTTGCCCGGCGCGTCGGCAGCAGCCTGCCACTGTTGCTGATGACCTCTCTGCCCGCCGATCACCCGCTGTTTGTCGAGGCGCAGACCCTCGCGCCGGTGCTGCGCAAACCCTTTGAAAAAGACGATCTGCAAGCGTTGATCGCCCCATTGAAAGCCACCGCCCCATGA
- a CDS encoding c-type cytochrome, whose protein sequence is MDKNFGMVAVAAVVAIGGYKWWRAEEAPAPTASGAAMAAVTLPESLSEQAQIGARAFEAKCSACHGINAAGREGAGPPLIHKIYEPSHHGDGAFLVAATNGVRQHHWSFGNMPPVEGITQAEVKSIVTYVREVQRANGID, encoded by the coding sequence ATGGACAAGAACTTTGGAATGGTGGCGGTGGCTGCGGTGGTCGCGATTGGCGGATATAAGTGGTGGCGTGCCGAAGAGGCCCCGGCCCCCACAGCAAGCGGCGCGGCGATGGCAGCCGTCACCCTGCCGGAAAGCCTGAGCGAGCAGGCGCAGATCGGCGCGCGTGCATTTGAGGCGAAATGCTCGGCTTGTCACGGGATCAATGCCGCCGGGCGCGAAGGCGCAGGCCCGCCGCTGATCCATAAAATCTATGAACCCAGCCACCACGGCGATGGCGCCTTTCTGGTCGCGGCAACCAATGGCGTACGCCAGCATCACTGGTCTTTCGGCAATATGCCCCCGGTCGAAGGGATCACCCAGGCCGAGGTTAAATCCATCGTGACCTATGTGCGCGAGGTGCAGCGCGCCAATGGCATTGATTAG
- a CDS encoding AMP-binding protein, giving the protein MAKPLTRADGPQSVPALLHRNASEFANAPAYREKEYGIWQSWTWSQTRDEVEALALGFLELGLDEGDFVAVIGRNRPYLYWAMMAAQMAGAIPVPLYQDANAEEMAYVMGHCGARIAVVGDQEQVDKIIEVQAQLPDFERMVYLDSRGLRKYDHSKLDQYSAVQELGRANREKHIAELEARQAKLNYDSTGVMLYTSGTTGKPKGVVLSNRNVIETAKSSSEFDNLRRTDEILAYLPMAWVGDFIFSVGQALWTGFCTNCPESAETMHVDLREIGPTYYFAPPRVFETQLTSVMIRMEDASRFKKWLFDTFMAHARKVGPAILDGKKVSFMDRAKYALGELMIYGPLKNTLGFSRVRVGYTAGEAIGPEIFDFYRSLGINLKQLYGQTEATVFITAQPDGEVRSDTVGVTCPGVELKIADNGEVFYRSPGVFVEYYKNPESTADTKDAEGWVATGDAGFIEEGSGHLRIIDRAKDVGQMADGRLFAPKYVENKLKFFPNILETVVFGNQRTECTAFINIDLTAVGNWAERNNIGYASYQELARHPQVMDTIQSHVEEVNRSVAEDEMLSGCQVHRFVVLHKELDADDGELTRTRKVRRKIIEEKYADIITALYDGSKQVSTETEVTYEDGRKGSIKATLEIRDAAVQPTSHKMAAE; this is encoded by the coding sequence TTGGCCAAGCCGCTGACGCGTGCCGACGGACCTCAGTCCGTGCCGGCGCTGTTGCATCGCAACGCAAGTGAATTCGCAAACGCCCCCGCTTACCGGGAGAAGGAATACGGGATCTGGCAGAGCTGGACCTGGTCGCAGACCCGCGACGAGGTTGAGGCGCTGGCGCTCGGATTTCTGGAGCTGGGACTGGATGAGGGCGATTTCGTCGCCGTTATCGGGCGCAACCGACCATACCTCTATTGGGCGATGATGGCGGCGCAGATGGCTGGCGCCATTCCCGTGCCGCTTTACCAAGACGCCAACGCCGAAGAGATGGCCTATGTCATGGGCCACTGCGGCGCGCGCATCGCCGTGGTGGGCGATCAGGAGCAGGTCGACAAGATCATCGAAGTGCAGGCGCAGCTGCCCGACTTTGAGCGGATGGTCTATCTCGACTCGCGGGGCCTGCGTAAATACGACCACTCCAAACTTGACCAATACAGCGCCGTGCAGGAACTGGGCCGCGCCAATCGCGAAAAGCACATCGCCGAGTTGGAGGCGCGTCAGGCCAAGCTGAACTACGATTCGACCGGCGTGATGCTTTACACCTCGGGCACCACAGGCAAGCCCAAGGGCGTGGTTCTGTCCAACCGCAACGTGATCGAGACCGCGAAGTCGTCTTCGGAGTTCGACAACCTGCGTCGCACCGACGAAATCCTCGCCTATCTGCCGATGGCATGGGTTGGTGATTTCATCTTCTCCGTGGGCCAAGCGCTCTGGACCGGGTTCTGCACCAACTGCCCCGAAAGCGCCGAGACGATGCATGTCGATCTGCGCGAGATCGGGCCGACCTATTACTTCGCTCCGCCGCGTGTGTTCGAGACACAGCTGACCAGCGTTATGATCCGTATGGAAGACGCGAGCCGCTTTAAGAAATGGCTGTTCGATACCTTCATGGCCCATGCCCGCAAGGTTGGGCCTGCGATTTTGGACGGCAAGAAGGTCTCGTTCATGGACCGCGCGAAATATGCGCTTGGTGAGCTGATGATCTATGGCCCGCTGAAAAACACGCTGGGGTTCAGCCGCGTGCGGGTGGGCTATACGGCGGGCGAGGCGATCGGGCCGGAGATTTTCGACTTCTACCGTTCGCTCGGCATCAACCTCAAACAGCTCTACGGCCAGACCGAGGCGACGGTGTTCATCACCGCCCAGCCTGACGGCGAAGTGCGCAGCGACACCGTGGGTGTGACCTGCCCCGGCGTTGAGTTGAAAATCGCGGACAATGGCGAGGTCTTCTACCGCTCGCCCGGCGTCTTTGTGGAATACTACAAGAACCCCGAAAGCACCGCCGACACCAAGGATGCCGAGGGCTGGGTCGCCACGGGCGATGCGGGCTTTATCGAAGAAGGCTCGGGCCACCTGCGCATCATCGACCGCGCCAAGGACGTGGGCCAGATGGCCGATGGGCGGCTTTTTGCGCCGAAATATGTGGAGAACAAGCTCAAGTTCTTCCCCAACATCCTTGAGACTGTGGTTTTTGGCAACCAGCGCACGGAATGTACCGCCTTCATCAACATCGACCTTACGGCAGTGGGCAACTGGGCCGAGCGTAACAACATCGGCTATGCCTCTTACCAAGAATTGGCGCGGCATCCGCAGGTGATGGACACGATCCAAAGCCATGTGGAGGAGGTGAACCGCTCGGTCGCCGAGGATGAGATGCTTTCGGGCTGTCAGGTGCACCGTTTTGTCGTGCTGCACAAAGAGTTGGACGCCGACGATGGTGAATTGACCCGCACCCGCAAAGTGCGCCGCAAGATCATCGAAGAGAAATACGCCGATATCATCACCGCGCTTTATGACGGCTCCAAACAGGTCAGCACCGAGACGGAAGTGACTTATGAGGATGGCCGCAAGGGCTCGATCAAGGCGACGCTCGAGATTCGCGACGCCGCGGTGCAGCCGACCAGCCACAAGATGGCAGCGGAATGA
- a CDS encoding ABC transporter ATP-binding protein — MKDQADSYVTDDGRTIGPTVMEMKNITLRFGGVEAIKDISFDIREGEIRAIIGPNGAGKSSMLNVISGFYVPQEGEVWYKGAQRPPMKPYQVAQQGIARTFQNIALFEGMSVLDNVMTGRLTQMKSGLLAQSLWKGKAEREEVENREIAEKVIDFLEIQAIRKTPVARLPYGLKKRVELARALAAEPTILLLDEPMAGMNVEEKEDMSRFILDVNDEFGTTIALIEHDMGVVMDLSDRVVVMDYGRKIGDGSPHDVRNNQEVIDAYLGVAHE; from the coding sequence GTGAAAGATCAGGCTGACAGCTATGTCACCGACGACGGCCGCACCATCGGCCCGACGGTGATGGAGATGAAGAACATCACCCTGCGCTTTGGCGGCGTGGAGGCGATCAAGGACATCTCATTCGACATCCGCGAGGGTGAAATCCGCGCGATCATCGGGCCGAACGGGGCGGGGAAGTCCTCGATGCTCAATGTAATCAGCGGCTTCTACGTCCCGCAGGAGGGTGAGGTTTGGTACAAAGGCGCGCAGCGTCCGCCGATGAAACCCTACCAGGTGGCGCAGCAGGGCATCGCACGGACCTTTCAGAACATCGCGCTGTTTGAGGGCATGTCAGTGCTCGACAACGTGATGACGGGTCGTCTGACGCAGATGAAATCGGGCCTGCTGGCGCAGTCTTTGTGGAAGGGCAAGGCCGAGCGCGAAGAGGTCGAGAACCGCGAGATCGCCGAGAAGGTCATCGACTTTCTGGAGATTCAGGCGATCCGTAAAACCCCGGTCGCGCGTCTGCCTTACGGTCTGAAAAAGCGCGTTGAACTGGCCCGCGCCTTGGCGGCTGAGCCAACGATCCTGCTGCTGGATGAGCCGATGGCTGGCATGAACGTCGAAGAGAAAGAGGACATGTCCCGCTTTATTCTCGACGTGAACGACGAATTCGGCACGACCATCGCGCTGATTGAGCATGACATGGGCGTGGTCATGGACCTGTCCGACCGCGTCGTCGTGATGGATTACGGCCGCAAGATCGGTGACGGCTCGCCCCACGACGTGCGCAACAATCAAGAGGTGATCGACGCCTATCTGGGGGTGGCACATGAGTGA